The proteins below come from a single Pelecanus crispus isolate bPelCri1 chromosome 19, bPelCri1.pri, whole genome shotgun sequence genomic window:
- the H2AX gene encoding histone H2AX: protein MSGRGKSGGKARAKAKSRSSRAGLQFPVGRVHRLLRRGHYAERVGAGAPVYLAAVLEYLTAEILELAGNAARDNKKTRIIPRHLQLAVRNDEELNKLLGGVTIAQGGVLPNIQAVLLPKKTGGGGGAGPTKAGKKGSGQQSQEY, encoded by the coding sequence ATGTCTGGCCGTGGCAAGAGCGGCGGTAAGGCCCGAGCGAAGGCCAAGTCTCGCTCGTCCCGGGCTGGGCTGCAGTTCCCGGTCGGGCGCGTTCACCGGCTGCTGCGGCGCGGGCACTACGCGGAGCGGGTGGGGGCCGGCGCTCCCGTTTACCTGGCCGCCGTGCTTGAGTACCTGACGGCCGAGATCCTGGAGCTGGCGGGCAACGCGGCCCGCGACAACAAGAAGACGCGCATCATCCCCCGTCACCTGCAGCTGGCGGTGCGCAACGACGAGGAGCTCAACAAGCTGCTGGGCGGCGTCACCATCGCGCAGGGCGGCGTTCTGCCCAACATCCAGGCCGTGCTGCTGCCCAAGAAgacgggcggcggcggcggcgcgggcccCACCAAGGCCGGCAAGaagggcagcgggcagcagtCGCAGGAGTACTAG
- the DPAGT1 gene encoding UDP-N-acetylglucosamine--dolichyl-phosphate N-acetylglucosaminephosphotransferase codes for MAAWPAVPLLINLGGSLLGFLATVTLIPAFKEHFLAARLFGEDLNKASRRPVPEAQGVISGAVFLIILFCFIPVPFLRCFVEEQCAAFPHDEFVELIGSLLAICCMIFLGFADDVLNLRWRHKLLLPTMASLPLLMVYFTNFGNTTIVVPKPFRVLLGMHLDLGILYYVYMGMLAVFCTNAINILAGINGIEAGQSLVIAASIIVFNIIELNGDYREDHIFSLYFMIPFFFTTLGLFYHNWYPSRVFVGDTFCYFAGMTFAVVGILGHFSKTMLLFFIPQVLNFLYSLPQLFHVIPCPRHRLPRLNPTTGKLEMSYSKFKTKSLSALGTSILKAVKILHIVDVRSGTDEDGEYTECNNMTLINFVIKLIGPTHERNLTLLLLLIQVLGSTVAFSIRYQLVRLFYDV; via the exons ATGGCGGCGTGGCCCGCCGTGCCCCTCCTCATCAACCTCGGCGGGTCGCTGCTGGGCTTCCTGGCCACAGTCACGCTGATCCCGGCCTTCAAGGAGCACTTCCTCGCCGCCCGGCTCTTCGGCGAAGACCTCAACAAGGCCTCACGGCGGCCCGT CCCCGAAGCACAGGGCGTGATCAGCGGGGCCGTGTTCCTCATCATCCTCTTCTGCTTCATCCCCGTGCCCTTCCTGAGGTGCTTCGTGGAGGAGCAGTGCGCGGCCTTTCCTCACGACGAG TTCGTGGAGCTCATCGGGTCGCTCCTCGCCATCTGCTGCATGATTTTCCTGGGCTTTGCGGATGACGTTCTGAACCTGCGCTGGCGCCACAAGCTCCTTCTTCCTACCATGGCTTCCCTCCCGCTGCTCATGGTTTACTTCACCAACTTTGGGAACACAACCATTGTGGTGCCTAAGCCCTTCCGGGTGCTGCTGGGCATGCACTTGGACCTGG GTATCCTCTACTACGTGTACATGGGCATGCTGGCAGTGTTCTGCACGAACGCCATCAACATTCTCGCTGGAATTAATGGAATTGAAGCAGGGCAGTCTCTGGTGATAGCTGCTTCCATTATCGTGTTCAACATCATAGAGTTAAACG GGGATTATCGAGAAGatcacattttttctctctacttcatgattccctttttttttaccacACTGGGGCTGTTTTACCACAACTG GTATCCATCTCGAGTGTTTGTTGGGGACACCTTCTGCTACTTTGCCGGCATGACCTTCGCCGTGGTGGGGATCTTGGGGCACTTTAGCAAaacaatgctgctttttttcatccCGCAAGTGCTCAACTTCCTCTACTCATTGCCTCAACTCTTCCACGTCATTCCTTGTCCCCGTCACCGGCTGCCAAG gCTCAATCCTACTACAGGGAAGTTGGAGATGAGCTACTCCAAATTCAAAACTAAGAGCCTCTCTGCCCTGGGAACAAGCATTCTGAAG GCAGTCAAGATCTTGCACATAGTAGACGTGAGGAGCGGAACGGATGAAGATGGCGAATACACCGAGTGCAATAATATGACGCTTATTAACTTTGTTATAAAGCTGATTGGACCCACCCACGAGCGAAATCTCACTCTCCTGTTGCTACTCATTCAG GTCCTGGGCAGCACGGTTGCATTTTCAATCCGGTACCAACTAGTGCGCTTGTTTTATGATGTCTGA
- the C2CD2L gene encoding phospholipid transfer protein C2CD2L — translation MGPDPGWAALVLLFAASLLTVAAWLLQYWRSAALRAPRRRGPAAEEAGAGARALLAALLALRSLREQWQRAWVRALNSQARRHGSSVQITFEEGPQLPPAAHISHVTCKGQSDRSMVLSCHLSAEAVKFPVSVTQQSPVAVSVDTYHVTLAVLQAQVEIRLEEVQNEGLLVSWTFKDRPDLSLSVLPRLQLREKNEGRADLSTIKDLIEDTIVSTQPAMMVNLKACATGAGAVPSNKLTRESPSGVAAAPLGSKLLLRNLRVLNLGCRGKGGAGEVRCVAGLDSPPQQKRTRPATAGGASAAAEMEWNEELFLELGPRSKELKLQVLGNSDGGGNVLLAHATLLLDSLGKRPSGRQVCSLAPGAGQSLAAEATIVLELLFQESPASLNAQHAASLRTSITPTKKVEMDRTIMPDGTIVTTVTTIQSRPKADCKLDSPSRSPSKVEVTEKKTTVLLESSCPRGPSPGGSRDSHVPNGLDPVAETAIRQLTETNNKPAKKTPTKRSTLIISGVSKVPIAQDEMALSLGYAASLEATAYGDPAAEGVADRMRDSTESSRLLETSPSGQRASQELDETTRSDVSERPSVEDVESETGSTGALETRSLKDHKVSFLRSGTKLIFRRRSKQKEAGLSQSHDDLSNVAANSAARKKAGSFSRRLIKRFSFKSKSKPKASDGTTAGEN, via the exons ATGGGGCCGGATCCGGGCTGGGCCGCGCTGGTGCTGCTCTTCGCCGCCTCGCTGCTCACCGTCGCGGCCTGGCTGCTTCAGTACTGGCGGTCCGCGGCCCTGCGGgcgccgcggcggcgcgggccggcggcggaggAAGCCGGAGCCGGGGCCCGGGCGCTGCTTGCCGCGCTGCTCGCCCTCCGGTCCCTGCGGGAGCAGTGGCAGCGGGCCTGGGTGCGAGCCCTCAACAGCCAGGCGCGCCGGCACGGG AGTTCCGTACAGATCACATTTGAAGAGGGTCCTCAGTTACCACCAGCTGCACATATAAGTCACGTGACGTGCAAGGGACAGTCGGACCGCAGCATG gtGCTGTCCTGCCATCTGTCAGCTGAAGCTGTGAAATTCCCGGTCTCCGTTACTCAGCAGTCCCCAGTTGCTGTTTCTGTGGACACCTATCATGTCactctggctgtgctgcaggctcAG GTGGAGATCCGCTTGGAGGAGGTACAGAACGAAGGTCTCCTGGTGTCGTGGACCTTCAAGGACAGACCAGACTTGAGCCTTTCGGTTCTTCCGAGACTTCAGCTTCGCGAG AAGAATGAAGGGAGAGCGGATCTGTCCACCATAAAGGATCTGATCGAGGATACCATTGTCAGCACGCAGCCAGCCATGATGGTGAATCTGAAGGCCTGCGCCACCGGAGCCGGTGCG GTACCCAGCAATAAGTTGACTCGAGAGTCCCCGTCCGGAGTAGCAGCGGCCCCTCTGGGTTCTAAGCTGTTGCTCCGGAATCTTCGCGTGCTGAACTTGGGCTGCCGGGGGAAGGGAG GAGCGGGGGAGGTACGCTGCGTGGCAGGGCTAGACAGCCCCCCGCAGCAGAAGCGGACGAGGCCAGCGACAGCTGGCGGCGCCAGTGCCGCAGCAGAGATGGAGTGGAACGAGGAGCTCTTTCT GGAGTTGGGACCTAGAAGTAAAGAGCTGAAGCTACAGGTGCTGGGGAACAGTGACGGAGGGGGAA ATGTGCTGCTGGCCCACGCCACGCTTTTGCTTGATTCTTTGGGCAAACGACCATCTGGGAGACAGGTCTGCTCACTGGCCCCAGGAGCCGGGCAGTCACTGGCGGCCGAAGCTACCATTGTATTGGAG CTGCtattccaggagtctcctgcATCTTTGAACGCTCAGCACGCTGCATCTCTGCGAACCAGCATCACTCCCACTAAGAAGGTGGAGATGGACCGGACCATCATGCCCGACGGCACCATCGTGACTACCGTCACCACGATTCAGTCCCGGCCCAAGGCGGACTGCAAACTGG ATTCACCATCGAGGTCGCCTTCCAAGGTGGAAGTGACTGAAAAGAAGACAACGGTGCTTCTGGAGAGCAGCTGCCCTCGCGGCCCCTCGCCCGGCGGTAGCC GGGATAGCCATGTGCCCAACGGCTTGGATCCGGTGGCCGAGACGGCGATCAGGCAGCTCACTGAGACGAACAACAAGCCCGCCAAGAAGACCCCGACAAAACGTAGCACGCTGATCATCTCGGGAGTTTCCAAG GTACCTATTGCTCAAGATGAAATGGCACTTTCTCTGGGTTATGCCGCGTCCCTGGAGGCCACGGCGTACGGGGATCCTGCGGCGGAGGGCGTAGCTGACCGGATGCGTGATTCCACCGAATCGTCGCGGCTGCTGGAAACGTCGCCATCGGGACAAAGAGCCAGTCAGGAGCTGGATGAGACGACGCGATCGGACGTCTCTGAGAGACCGTCGGTGGAAGATGTCGAGTCTGAAACTGGCTCCACGGGAGCCCTTGAGACCAGGAGCTTGAAAGATCACAAAG ttAGCTTTCTTCGGAGCGGTACCAAGCTCATCTTCCGGAGAAGGAGCAAGCAGAAGGAAGCGGGCCTGAGCCAGTCGCACGATGATTTGTCCAATGTTGCCGCCAACTCTGCTGCCAGGAAGAAAGCCGGCAGCTTCTCCCGCCGCCTCATCAAGCGCTTCTCCTTCAAGTCCAAATCCAAACCCAAAGCTAGCGATGGCACGACAGCAGGTGAGAACTGA